From Solwaraspora sp. WMMD1047, the proteins below share one genomic window:
- a CDS encoding Lrp/AsnC family transcriptional regulator: MDSIDLKLVDLLRANARLSFAELARQVGLSAPAVHERVGKLEAAGVIRGYRADVEPEAVGLGVTALIGIVEDSGGDTDDVLAAIRSMPEIESCYFMAGVESFLLKARVGTIAELEQLILRLNRTAGVASTRTAVALSTKWEYRPQSLVPGDGPAPS, encoded by the coding sequence GTGGACTCCATCGACCTGAAGCTGGTGGACCTGCTGCGGGCCAACGCCCGGCTCTCCTTCGCCGAGCTGGCCCGCCAGGTCGGCCTCTCGGCGCCCGCCGTGCACGAACGGGTCGGCAAACTCGAGGCGGCCGGCGTGATCCGGGGCTACCGGGCCGATGTCGAACCGGAGGCGGTCGGCCTCGGCGTCACCGCCCTGATCGGCATCGTGGAGGACTCCGGCGGCGACACCGACGACGTCCTGGCGGCGATCCGTTCGATGCCGGAGATCGAGTCCTGCTACTTCATGGCCGGGGTGGAGTCGTTTCTGCTCAAGGCGCGGGTCGGCACGATAGCCGAGTTGGAGCAGCTGATCCTGCGGTTGAACCGAACCGCCGGGGTGGCCTCCACCCGGACCGCTGTCGCATTATCGACAAAATGGGAGTACCGGCCCCAATCGCTGGTGCCCGGAGACGGTCCCGCCCCCTCCTGA